Proteins encoded by one window of Winogradskyella sp. PG-2:
- a CDS encoding DegT/DnrJ/EryC1/StrS family aminotransferase, with product MKKIQMVDLQGQYAKIKDVIDPSIEEVMNSAAFINGPKVHQFQKNLEDYLGVNHVIPCANGTDALQIAMMGLGLKPGDEVITADFTFAATVEVIALLQLTPVLVDVNPITFNIDVEAIKKAITPKTKAIVPVHLFGLAAEMDAIMDLAKEHNLYVIEDNAQGIGGDYTHRDGSKTKTGTIGHVASTSFFPSKNLGCYGDGGAIFTNDDDLAHTIRGIVNHGMYKRYHHDVVGVNSRLDSIQAAVLDAKLPHLDAYNKARRNAARQYNEAFKNHNKITTPSGLSNCDGICDTCDCHVFHQYTLTLKDVDRDALVSHLQEKNIPCGVYYPIPLHKQKAYLDERYNEDDFTVTNQLVKSVISLPMHTELNDEQIEFITTTVLNFINK from the coding sequence ATGAAAAAAATCCAAATGGTAGACCTTCAAGGTCAATATGCGAAAATTAAAGACGTTATAGATCCTTCAATTGAAGAGGTGATGAATAGCGCGGCTTTTATTAATGGTCCTAAAGTTCATCAGTTTCAAAAAAATCTTGAAGATTATTTAGGTGTAAATCATGTTATTCCTTGTGCTAATGGAACAGACGCACTTCAAATAGCAATGATGGGACTTGGTCTTAAACCAGGAGATGAAGTGATAACTGCAGATTTTACGTTTGCAGCTACTGTTGAGGTTATTGCTTTGTTACAATTAACACCAGTTTTAGTAGATGTAAATCCAATCACTTTTAATATTGATGTTGAAGCCATAAAAAAAGCTATTACTCCAAAAACAAAAGCAATTGTACCAGTCCATTTGTTTGGTTTAGCCGCGGAAATGGATGCTATTATGGATTTAGCGAAAGAACATAATTTATATGTTATAGAAGATAATGCTCAAGGAATTGGTGGGGATTATACGCATAGAGATGGTTCTAAAACAAAAACCGGTACTATTGGTCATGTAGCTTCTACCTCATTTTTCCCCTCTAAAAATTTAGGTTGTTATGGAGATGGAGGTGCAATTTTTACAAATGATGATGATTTAGCACATACTATTAGAGGTATTGTAAATCATGGTATGTATAAGCGTTATCACCATGATGTAGTAGGTGTAAATTCACGATTAGATTCTATTCAGGCTGCAGTTTTAGATGCCAAATTACCGCATTTAGATGCTTACAATAAAGCAAGAAGAAATGCTGCCAGACAATATAATGAAGCTTTTAAAAATCATAATAAAATAACAACTCCAAGCGGATTAAGTAATTGTGATGGTATTTGTGATACTTGTGATTGTCATGTCTTTCATCAATATACTTTAACTTTAAAAGATGTTGATAGAGATGCTTTGGTTTCTCATTTACAGGAAAAAAATATCCCTTGTGGGGTTTATTACCCAATTCCATTACACAAACAAAAAGCTTATTTAGATGAGCGATATAATGAAGATGATTTTACGGTTACTAATCAATTAGTAAAATCTGTGATATCCTTACCGATGCATACAGAATTAAATGATGAGCAAATTGAATTTATAACAACAACAGTTTTAAACTTTATAAATAAATGA
- a CDS encoding LacI family DNA-binding transcriptional regulator has product MTTLKELAEILNISVSTVSKALNDSHEISENTRIRVKELATKLNYKPNRIAQQLKNNETKTIGVILPTVTNPFFAEALHGIEKTATENDYDIIVCLSNETLSKEERSLELLSNGSVDGFIMTVARETQVKEHAKHIQSILDSKIPVLMFDRVMNEIICDKVVVDDFQSVYDATEYLIEKEERKNILLVSNIEELSVGKLRTQGYSKALRNHKLNPHILKLDNAIDVEKNIYNYLTKNNEIDAIISIDHITGIVAINMVKKIGKEIPKDISIVGFGYEHTELLSSPKISIIHQKAHKIGEMSVKLLLDKINSKDHKMQTIVVPSELNLSESTK; this is encoded by the coding sequence ATGACAACACTAAAAGAGTTAGCGGAAATACTCAATATATCTGTTTCAACAGTTTCTAAGGCACTAAACGATAGTCATGAGATAAGTGAGAACACGAGAATACGTGTTAAAGAGTTGGCAACTAAACTTAATTATAAACCGAATAGAATAGCTCAACAATTAAAGAATAATGAAACAAAAACAATAGGAGTTATTTTGCCTACGGTTACCAATCCTTTTTTTGCAGAAGCATTGCATGGAATTGAAAAGACTGCTACTGAGAATGATTATGATATTATTGTATGCTTATCTAATGAGACTTTGAGTAAAGAGGAGCGTAGCTTAGAATTATTATCTAATGGCAGTGTTGATGGTTTTATAATGACAGTAGCAAGAGAGACTCAAGTAAAAGAGCATGCTAAACATATACAATCTATTTTAGATAGTAAAATTCCTGTTTTGATGTTCGATAGAGTTATGAACGAAATTATTTGTGATAAAGTTGTAGTAGATGATTTTCAATCTGTCTATGATGCCACTGAATATTTGATTGAAAAAGAGGAACGTAAAAACATCCTTTTAGTAAGTAATATAGAAGAGCTTAGTGTTGGAAAGTTAAGAACGCAAGGTTACTCTAAAGCATTAAGGAATCATAAATTGAATCCACATATTTTAAAACTAGATAATGCTATTGACGTAGAGAAAAATATTTATAATTATTTAACCAAGAACAATGAAATTGATGCTATTATTTCAATAGATCATATCACAGGAATTGTGGCTATTAATATGGTAAAAAAGATCGGTAAAGAAATTCCTAAGGATATATCAATTGTTGGATTTGGATATGAGCATACCGAGCTATTATCAAGTCCAAAAATTTCAATTATCCATCAAAAGGCTCATAAAATTGGTGAAATGTCTGTAAAACTTCTTTTAGATAAAATAAACTCTAAGGATCATAAGATGCAAACTATCGTAGTACCTAGTGAACTTAATTTAAGTGAATCAACTAAATAA
- the lspA gene encoding signal peptidase II, whose protein sequence is MNRNIFITLLIVFNIAIDQISKVWVRANFEYREIKSLIGDKFIMQYVENKGAFLGMGSDMNPTLKLIFLLILPALVLGYVIYYIIKTKELDRLSVIAFCCIIGGGIANVFDRIVYGQVTDFFYINLGGVFKTGIFNIADLSVTTGMIMLLFSGLFNNKKKKEVLEA, encoded by the coding sequence TTGAATAGAAATATATTTATTACTCTTCTTATCGTATTTAATATTGCTATTGATCAAATTTCTAAAGTTTGGGTTAGAGCAAATTTTGAATACAGAGAAATTAAATCTCTTATCGGAGATAAATTTATTATGCAATACGTAGAGAACAAAGGTGCTTTCTTAGGTATGGGAAGTGATATGAACCCAACCTTAAAGCTTATTTTTCTACTTATTTTACCAGCATTAGTTCTAGGTTATGTCATCTATTACATTATAAAAACTAAAGAATTAGATCGGTTAAGCGTTATTGCCTTTTGTTGTATTATTGGCGGAGGAATTGCTAATGTTTTTGACCGAATAGTCTATGGGCAAGTCACTGATTTTTTCTATATTAATTTAGGAGGTGTTTTTAAAACAGGAATTTTTAATATAGCTGATTTATCTGTTACTACAGGTATGATTATGCTACTATTTAGTGGTCTTTTTAATAACAAGAAGAAAAAAGAAGTTTTAGAAGCTTAA
- a CDS encoding thioredoxin domain-containing protein, with protein MKKILYFILINFLALSCSQDNKTGSIRSEKKSNDLIKETSPYLLQHAYNPVDWKAWNDESLKIAKEQNKLIIISVGYSACHWCHVMEEESFENDSVAKLMNDNFINIKVDREERPDVDQIYMRAVQLMTGSGGWPLNCITLPDGRPVFGGTYFTKNQWIKVLKDMSSLYRDDPEKVIAYAEKLTDGVKKSDLITVNKASVQFDAKMLKIVVDEFKPLLDFKIGGLKGEPKFPMPSNLNFLLRYSFQKNSKELLDYVLTSLTKMSNGGIYDQIGGGFSRYSVDDKWHIPHFEKMLYDNAQLISLYSKAYQISNDKNYKTIVEETISFVESDLADKNSSFYSALDADSENREGELEEGVYYSWTEEELKTELEDDFALFKAYYNINAKSKWGKDTYVLYKTLSDEEFTEKHKLSLIDLNAKIKYWKTTLKKTRDLRKSPRKDDKALTSWNALMLKAYLDAYRALGDDSYLHKAIKNANFIKENQIQNNGELFHNYKNGKSSIEGFSEDYAHTINAFIELYQMTFDEQWLNLSKDLMDYALAHFLNTESSMFYFTSDKETNLITRKTEIYDNVIPSSNSVLADCLFKLGHYYSDKTYSNLASQMLSNVSDDIIKAPSAYTNWLNLYMNYSNPFYEVAIAGKDAKNKLRDISSFYLPNILISGSQSPSNLPLLKNKFIEEETLIYVCVNGTCKLPVSSTEKAKSQISK; from the coding sequence TTGAAAAAAATACTTTATTTCATTTTAATAAATTTTTTAGCACTAAGTTGTTCGCAAGACAATAAAACAGGGTCTATTAGAAGTGAAAAAAAATCAAATGACTTAATTAAGGAGACGAGTCCATATTTGTTGCAGCATGCTTATAACCCTGTGGATTGGAAGGCATGGAATGATGAATCCTTGAAAATTGCTAAAGAACAGAACAAATTAATTATAATATCAGTTGGCTATTCGGCTTGTCATTGGTGTCATGTTATGGAGGAAGAGAGTTTTGAAAATGACTCCGTAGCCAAGTTAATGAATGATAATTTTATAAATATTAAGGTAGATCGAGAAGAACGCCCAGATGTAGATCAGATATATATGAGGGCAGTTCAGTTAATGACTGGTAGTGGTGGTTGGCCTCTTAATTGTATTACTTTACCAGATGGAAGACCAGTCTTTGGTGGTACCTATTTTACAAAAAATCAATGGATTAAAGTTTTAAAGGACATGTCTAGCCTGTATAGAGATGATCCAGAAAAAGTTATTGCATATGCTGAGAAGCTAACAGACGGTGTAAAGAAATCAGACTTAATAACGGTAAACAAAGCATCAGTTCAGTTTGATGCTAAAATGCTTAAAATAGTAGTAGATGAATTTAAACCGTTGCTAGATTTTAAAATAGGAGGCTTAAAAGGTGAACCAAAATTTCCAATGCCTAGTAATCTTAATTTTTTGTTGCGCTACAGTTTTCAGAAAAATAGTAAAGAGTTATTAGACTATGTATTAACATCTTTAACCAAAATGTCTAATGGAGGAATATATGATCAAATAGGAGGTGGATTTTCAAGATATTCAGTAGATGACAAATGGCATATTCCCCATTTTGAAAAAATGCTTTATGATAATGCCCAATTAATAAGTCTTTATTCCAAGGCCTATCAAATTAGTAACGATAAAAATTATAAAACTATAGTAGAGGAAACTATAAGTTTTGTAGAGTCAGATTTAGCGGATAAAAACAGTTCGTTTTATTCGGCTTTAGATGCAGATAGCGAAAATAGAGAAGGTGAATTAGAAGAAGGTGTTTATTATAGTTGGACAGAAGAAGAACTGAAAACTGAGCTTGAAGATGATTTTGCTTTATTTAAAGCATATTATAATATTAATGCTAAAAGTAAATGGGGGAAAGATACTTATGTGTTATACAAAACACTGTCTGATGAAGAGTTTACTGAAAAGCATAAGTTGAGTTTAATAGATCTAAACGCTAAAATTAAGTACTGGAAAACAACCCTTAAAAAAACCAGAGATTTAAGAAAATCACCAAGAAAAGATGATAAAGCATTGACTTCTTGGAATGCATTAATGCTTAAGGCATATTTAGATGCATACAGAGCATTAGGTGATGACTCATATCTTCATAAGGCAATCAAAAATGCAAATTTTATAAAAGAGAACCAGATTCAAAATAATGGTGAATTATTCCATAATTATAAAAATGGTAAAAGTTCAATTGAAGGGTTTTCTGAAGACTATGCGCATACTATAAATGCTTTTATAGAATTATATCAGATGACCTTCGATGAACAATGGCTTAATTTATCAAAGGATTTAATGGACTATGCATTAGCACATTTTTTGAATACCGAAAGCAGTATGTTTTACTTTACTTCGGATAAAGAAACAAATTTGATAACCCGAAAAACTGAAATTTATGATAATGTAATTCCATCTTCAAATTCAGTTTTAGCGGATTGTTTGTTTAAATTGGGACATTATTATTCAGACAAAACATATTCTAATCTAGCTAGTCAAATGCTAAGTAATGTAAGTGATGATATAATAAAAGCACCATCTGCTTATACAAATTGGTTAAATTTGTACATGAATTATTCTAATCCGTTTTATGAAGTTGCAATAGCTGGTAAAGACGCAAAAAATAAACTAAGAGATATTTCTAGCTTTTATTTACCTAATATATTAATATCGGGTTCGCAATCACCAAGTAATTTACCATTATTGAAGAATAAATTTATTGAAGAAGAAACATTGATTTATGTCTGTGTTAATGGAACTTGTAAATTACCTGTGAGTTCAACAGAGAAGGCAAAAAGTCAGATATCGAAATAA
- the galE gene encoding UDP-glucose 4-epimerase GalE, with protein sequence MKILVTGGLGFIGSHTVVELQNEGFEVVIIDNLSNSSIEVIDGIVAISGIKPNFEELDLKIKEDVKSFFQKHNDVAGVIHFAASKAVGESVNNPLMYYENNINTLVYMLQEIEKLELQNFIFSSSCTVYGQADELPITENAPVKPAESPYGNTKQIGEEIIRDTCKVNEKLNSIALRYFNPIGAHPTAEIGELPIGVPQNLVPYITQTGMGVREKLSVFGGDYPTSDGTCIRDYIHVVDLAKAHVLALQRLLLGNNDTNYEFFNLGTGTGSSVLEAIQSFERVSDKALKYEIVDRREGDVISAYAETSKANDVLGWKTELTLDDAMASAWKWEQKIRNK encoded by the coding sequence ATGAAAATTTTAGTTACAGGAGGCCTAGGTTTTATAGGTTCGCATACAGTTGTAGAATTACAAAACGAAGGCTTTGAAGTTGTGATTATAGATAATTTGAGTAACTCTTCTATTGAAGTCATAGATGGTATTGTTGCGATATCAGGTATAAAACCAAATTTTGAGGAGTTAGATCTGAAAATAAAAGAAGACGTAAAAAGCTTTTTTCAAAAACATAATGATGTTGCGGGTGTGATTCATTTTGCTGCAAGTAAAGCTGTTGGTGAAAGTGTTAATAATCCTCTAATGTACTATGAAAATAATATTAATACGTTGGTTTATATGCTACAAGAAATTGAAAAACTTGAGCTACAGAATTTTATTTTCAGTTCATCTTGTACAGTTTATGGACAGGCTGATGAATTACCAATTACAGAGAATGCTCCTGTAAAACCTGCAGAGTCACCATATGGTAATACAAAGCAAATTGGCGAGGAGATTATTAGAGACACTTGTAAGGTCAATGAGAAATTAAATAGTATTGCTTTACGATATTTTAATCCAATCGGAGCGCATCCAACTGCAGAAATAGGAGAGTTGCCAATAGGAGTGCCTCAAAATTTAGTACCTTATATTACACAAACTGGCATGGGAGTTCGAGAAAAACTATCTGTTTTTGGTGGTGATTATCCAACATCTGATGGAACATGTATTAGAGATTATATTCATGTAGTAGATTTAGCAAAAGCACATGTTTTGGCATTGCAACGCTTATTGCTTGGTAATAATGATACAAATTATGAGTTTTTCAATCTTGGAACTGGCACAGGTAGTTCTGTTTTAGAAGCTATTCAATCTTTTGAGCGCGTCTCAGATAAAGCTTTAAAATATGAGATAGTAGACCGAAGAGAAGGAGATGTTATTTCTGCCTATGCAGAAACCTCTAAGGCAAACGATGTTTTAGGCTGGAAAACAGAGTTAACTTTGGATGATGCTATGGCTTCAGCTTGGAAATGGGAACAAAAAATAAGAAATAAATAA
- a CDS encoding T9SS type A sorting domain-containing protein produces the protein MKKITLLFAAILFSFAGYAQVFPLDFDDAADAFSPFGGSGSSIIDDGGDMVLQIDGGTDNWDGASINFATYVDLSDDSNNTITFDIKPPAGAGTRDHWFKFEAGTGGPAVAEVAFSTTGDTWQTITLDFGAGLGEYATLAIFTDSGTSGGNSATGAYLFDDIAGGLLGTTPSPDPEPSGPAPVPTSADGNTYSIYNDTNSYTNALNVLYSFGTSTQIDLDATAAVNNAFKMNLNADGFGQGEGGPDDVSGFGFVTFNYWFSNSAGTAGFTFIMIDNDGAVQEFGYQIGDTGNGDAADVVPEAWTQVSIPMSYFTNLGFDSTNLFQWKVDRYNQSGDNGGFLYLDNILLTVQDPLSTNEFETVSFKAFPNPTNGDWNISGTSVINTVAVYDVLGKQVLALEPNSNDFVINASSLRTGVYFAKIEGVNGSKTFKLIKE, from the coding sequence ATGAAAAAAATTACTTTATTATTTGCTGCGATTCTATTCAGCTTCGCAGGTTATGCTCAAGTATTTCCTTTAGATTTTGACGATGCAGCGGATGCTTTTTCACCTTTCGGAGGATCTGGATCAAGTATTATTGATGACGGTGGAGATATGGTTTTACAAATTGATGGTGGAACAGACAATTGGGATGGTGCCTCTATTAATTTTGCTACTTATGTTGACTTATCAGATGATAGTAACAACACTATAACTTTTGATATCAAACCACCTGCAGGTGCAGGAACTCGTGATCATTGGTTTAAATTTGAAGCTGGTACTGGTGGACCTGCAGTTGCTGAAGTAGCGTTTAGTACAACTGGTGATACTTGGCAAACAATAACATTAGATTTTGGCGCCGGATTAGGTGAATATGCAACTTTGGCTATATTTACGGACTCGGGTACTAGTGGTGGCAATTCTGCAACCGGAGCCTATTTGTTTGATGATATTGCTGGTGGTTTATTAGGAACTACACCATCTCCAGACCCAGAACCATCCGGACCAGCACCAGTGCCAACGTCTGCTGACGGTAACACTTATAGTATATATAACGACACCAATAGTTATACTAATGCATTGAATGTGTTGTACAGTTTTGGAACTTCAACTCAAATAGATTTAGATGCAACGGCTGCTGTGAATAATGCTTTTAAAATGAATTTGAATGCAGATGGATTTGGTCAAGGTGAAGGAGGGCCAGATGACGTTTCTGGATTTGGTTTTGTGACCTTCAATTACTGGTTTTCGAATTCCGCAGGAACTGCTGGGTTTACTTTCATTATGATAGATAATGATGGTGCTGTTCAAGAGTTTGGTTATCAAATTGGTGATACTGGTAATGGTGATGCTGCTGATGTCGTTCCAGAAGCTTGGACTCAAGTATCTATTCCAATGTCGTATTTTACCAATCTCGGATTTGACAGTACAAACCTTTTCCAGTGGAAAGTAGATCGTTACAACCAATCTGGTGACAACGGTGGTTTTCTTTACTTAGATAATATTCTTTTAACAGTTCAGGACCCATTATCCACTAATGAATTTGAAACTGTATCCTTCAAAGCGTTCCCTAACCCAACGAATGGGGATTGGAATATTTCAGGTACTTCAGTAATAAATACTGTTGCTGTTTATGATGTTTTAGGAAAACAAGTTTTAGCTTTAGAGCCTAATTCAAATGATTTTGTAATAAATGCTTCGTCATTAAGAACAGGTGTTTATTTTGCTAAGATTGAAGGTGTTAATGGTTCTAAAACTTTTAAACTTATCAAAGAATAA
- a CDS encoding 3-deoxy-D-manno-octulosonic acid transferase: MRVLYSLGIYIASFIVKLVALFNPKLKQGVSGRKETFNKLRNNIKPNDKTFWFHCASLGEYEQGLPVFEALKTKYPEYKIVLSFFSPSGYEVKKDTEIADVVVYLPLDTTSNAKRFLNLVNPDYIIFIKYEIWPNFLLEIKKRHLNAILISAVFRKSQSFFKWYGGFMTSALFAFKHIFTQDKNSKILLENIDYKSTSVSGDTRFDRVSNQLSINNSLSFIEEFVANKFCVVIGSTWPEDDKLYMNFINTNLNSNIKFIIAPHNVKANYTASLKSQLKTTTVSYSEMSDQNLADYSVFILDTIGYLSKVYSYADIAYVGGGAGSTGLHNILEPAVFGIPIIIGKNYDKFPEAKTLVNKGGVATAINPNTFESNLNTLLENSQLVENKGQINSRFIEKNKGAVIQILDYIRI; the protein is encoded by the coding sequence TTGAGAGTACTTTATTCTTTAGGAATTTATATTGCAAGTTTTATAGTAAAGCTTGTAGCACTTTTTAACCCAAAATTGAAGCAAGGTGTCTCTGGCAGAAAAGAAACCTTCAATAAGCTTAGAAATAATATTAAACCAAATGATAAAACATTTTGGTTTCATTGTGCATCTCTGGGAGAATACGAACAAGGTCTGCCTGTTTTTGAAGCTTTAAAAACTAAATATCCTGAGTATAAAATAGTTTTATCGTTTTTTTCACCTTCGGGATATGAGGTGAAAAAGGATACAGAAATTGCAGATGTTGTCGTTTATCTTCCTCTGGACACAACATCTAATGCAAAACGTTTTCTTAACCTGGTTAATCCGGACTATATCATTTTTATAAAGTATGAAATCTGGCCAAATTTTTTATTAGAAATTAAGAAGCGTCATTTAAATGCTATTTTAATTTCTGCTGTCTTTAGAAAAAGTCAAAGCTTTTTTAAATGGTATGGAGGTTTTATGACTTCCGCATTATTTGCTTTTAAGCATATTTTTACACAGGACAAAAATTCTAAAATACTCTTAGAAAATATCGATTATAAGAGTACTTCAGTTTCTGGGGACACTCGTTTTGATAGGGTTTCAAATCAATTGAGCATTAATAATTCCCTTTCATTTATAGAAGAATTTGTAGCCAATAAATTCTGTGTGGTAATAGGAAGTACTTGGCCAGAAGATGACAAACTTTACATGAATTTTATTAATACTAATTTAAATAGCAATATTAAATTTATAATTGCTCCACATAATGTAAAAGCAAATTATACAGCTTCATTAAAATCGCAACTAAAAACAACAACAGTTAGTTATTCTGAAATGTCCGATCAAAATTTAGCTGATTATAGTGTTTTCATTTTAGATACTATTGGTTACCTCAGTAAGGTATACAGCTATGCAGATATTGCTTATGTAGGCGGAGGAGCTGGTTCTACAGGATTACATAACATACTAGAACCTGCGGTTTTTGGCATTCCTATAATTATTGGTAAAAACTATGATAAATTCCCCGAAGCAAAGACACTAGTGAATAAAGGAGGTGTAGCAACAGCTATAAATCCAAACACCTTTGAATCCAACCTAAATACCTTATTAGAAAACAGTCAACTTGTTGAAAATAAAGGTCAAATTAATAGCCGTTTTATAGAAAAAAATAAAGGTGCTGTCATCCAAATCCTTGATTACATACGTATATAG